One window of Nicotiana tomentosiformis chromosome 11, ASM39032v3, whole genome shotgun sequence genomic DNA carries:
- the LOC104107171 gene encoding auxin-responsive protein SAUR71-like gives MKKLIRRLSRVADSSSNYSLLRSESRSASRPRRLQSFRTGKLRSGAGVPEGHLPVYVGDEMERFIVSAELLNHPIFVELLNKSAQEYGYEQRGVLRIPCHVLIFERVLEALRLGDDLQDLLGALSDDLL, from the coding sequence atgaAGAAACTCATTCGACGTTTGTCGCGCGTGGCTGATTCCTCCTCCAACTACTCTTTGCTCCGTTCCGAATCTCGATCGGCGTCTCGTCCACGTCGGCTCCAATCCTTCCGAACCGGAAAGCTCAGATCCGGCGCCGGAGTTCCCGAAGGACACCTCCCGGTTTACGTCGGCGATGAGATGGAGAGGTTTATCGTTAGTGCTGAGCTTCTTAACCATCCGATCTTCGTCGAGCTGCTTAATAAATCTGCTCAGGAATACGGTTACGAGCAGAGAGGTGTTCTTCGGATCCCCTGCCATGTTCTCATCTTCGAACGAGTACTTGAGGCTCTTCGACTCGGTGATGACCTCCAGGATCTTCTCGGTGCTCTCTCCGATGACTTACTTTAG